In a single window of the Bactrocera dorsalis isolate Fly_Bdor chromosome 2, ASM2337382v1, whole genome shotgun sequence genome:
- the LOC105229564 gene encoding uncharacterized protein LOC105229564 — MKRFNCFSLRSFGIVVAGFDIIVALCTLALCSYYLWTDYVHVSYWPQDDVKILNPLSNLIAIVVDYVLVHNFSNAFYMVLAVTIWVKSLINLVVASILIDGIRKQRLVCIAPWLINTTISIGIEIAVFVFIEIKMNEFEEEIALDRRIVHSVIFGVFMVFNALSLFGIFALYKMLKATVNENRTLQESIVEAAGLYQHVKV; from the exons ATGAAGCGTTTTAATTGTTTCAGTTTACGTTCatttggcattgttgttgccgGCTTTGATATCATCGTAGCGTTGTGCACGCTAGCACTGTGCTCCTACTATCTTTGGACCGACTATGTGCATGTGTCATATTGGCCACAGGACGATGTGAAAATATTGAATCCGCTAAGTAATCTCATTGCAATTGTTG TTGATTATGTACTCGTGCATAACTTCTCCAATGCTTTCTATATGGTTCTGGCAGTTACCATTTGGGTAAAATCGTTGATTAATTTGGTGGTCGCTTCTATACTTATAGATGGTATTAGAAAG CAACGTCTTGTTTGCATTGCTCCCTGGCTCATTAACACCACGATTTCGATTGGCATTGAGATAGCCGTATTTGTATTCatcgaaattaaaatgaatgaaTTCGAAGAGGAAATAGCATTGGACCGGCGCATAGTACACAGTGTGATTTTTGGCGTATTTATGg TTTTCAATGCGCTCTCTTTATTCGGCATTTTTGCACTATACAAAATGCTCAAGGCAACGGTCAATGAGAATCGTACGTTACAGGAGAGTATTGTGGAAGCAGCTGGACTTTATCAGCAtgttaaagtttaa